Below is a window of Luteitalea sp. DNA.
GTGAGCCAGAAATGCATCAATCCCCGGTGCCAGCGGGCCGTGGAAACCGGTCCAGGAGGATTTCATATGACTTCCTCCTTGTCGCCGTACGCCACGTCGCGCAGGGCCTCGACCGCGACCTTGCTGTAGATCTCCGTCGATGACGGACTGCGGTGCCCGACGTAGTCCCCGATGGGCTTGAGCGGCCACCCCGCATCGACGAGGCGCTGGACGCAGGTGTGTCGCAACGTATGCGAGCCTGGACGCGGGACGACAATTTCTGCCTGCCGGAGGTAGTGGGCCGCGCGACAGGACACGGCCGAATGAGTAATCGGCTCGCACGGCGCGAGCGTACGAAAGAAGATCCGGCGGGAGGACGTCGTAGGTCGGCCCGTTTTCAGGTACGCAAGGATTGCCTGGCCCACGAGTGGCGACAACGGATACGCCGTCGAGTGCCCCGCCTTGCGCTCGGGGACGCGCAATCGATCATGACGCCAGTCCACGTCGTCCAGCGTGAGCGCAGCGACCTCCCGTGCCCGCAGACCGTAGGTCACCAGAAGCAGCAGCATCGCGTAGTCACGACGACCCACGACCGTACGCCGATCGACTGTGTCGAGCATGCGGCGCACCTCGTCCCAAGTGATCGACCGCGGGATCGTCGCCAATCGGTACACGGATGGCGCTTCGACGGTGCCGCTCAGGTCGCGGGCGACGAGGCCCTGCCGATGCAGATACCGGAGAAACACTCGGACGATGCCACATCGATCGCGAACACGCGTCCGGTGCAGCCCGCTACGATCGGTGAAGAATCCGCTCACGATCACCGGGGACAGGGCTCGGAGGTCCTCCAGCCCAATCCCGCGCAAATAGGCTTCGAGCTGGCAGAGGTGGTGGGCATACTGAACGACGGTCTCCTCCCGCAGTCCACGCTCGCCACGCAAGTACGCGAAAAACCCTGGCACGCTCTCCGCGAATGGCTCATGGAGGACCCGATGACGCGTGTGGCCCACAAATCCCGGCACCACCAATCGGAGCATCTGCTCGATGGGCCAGCGGATCTCCTGCGTCAAGCGTGGTCGCGGAGCCCCAGGAGCGCGCCGGTGATCCGGTCGCGCTATCCGGTCACTAACGAATGAATCGACGTACGCCGGGAGATCTTCGTAACGCGTTGCGCCTCGCGCCTGCGCGAACGCGCCAAAGTGCATCTGAATCGGTACATACCGCGCGAGATTCCTGGCCGCGTGACCACGCTCAATCAGCCAGATCGCGCACTGCTCGATCGCTGGGCCAAGCCATGATGCACGAATCCGATCGACAGTCTGTGGGCGGGCGAAGTAGCGCTCCAGCATGACAACCTCCTTGCGCCATCGGCG
It encodes the following:
- a CDS encoding tyrosine-type recombinase/integrase; this translates as MLERYFARPQTVDRIRASWLGPAIEQCAIWLIERGHAARNLARYVPIQMHFGAFAQARGATRYEDLPAYVDSFVSDRIARPDHRRAPGAPRPRLTQEIRWPIEQMLRLVVPGFVGHTRHRVLHEPFAESVPGFFAYLRGERGLREETVVQYAHHLCQLEAYLRGIGLEDLRALSPVIVSGFFTDRSGLHRTRVRDRCGIVRVFLRYLHRQGLVARDLSGTVEAPSVYRLATIPRSITWDEVRRMLDTVDRRTVVGRRDYAMLLLLVTYGLRAREVAALTLDDVDWRHDRLRVPERKAGHSTAYPLSPLVGQAILAYLKTGRPTTSSRRIFFRTLAPCEPITHSAVSCRAAHYLRQAEIVVPRPGSHTLRHTCVQRLVDAGWPLKPIGDYVGHRSPSSTEIYSKVAVEALRDVAYGDKEEVI